A stretch of DNA from Hydra vulgaris chromosome 03, alternate assembly HydraT2T_AEP:
TCTAAAGTTACAGCTGTTaattttcattacaaaataaatttagaatatgttttttgttttttttttaaatatgttataagTGTACagccatttaaatttaaaataaatatgtaacaaGTATAAAGATGTACACTTATATGCAAATACTACTatgagtcaattttttttaaacttatatccTTACGGttttatcatagagcaccgcggaagagcatttgaaaGGACGCTCCTTACCGTTATTATGAAGCTTGTCTATCAATAGGCACAAATAAATGAAGCCGCATGTAATACTGAGGCGgctttatattaaaacaaacacctgtacaaacaaaacaaatatatcaattaaatatatattatatttacacaACTGTATAAACATTGATATGGCCTATTGATATGGCTGGAGCTAGTGTTAGAGGTTTTAATTGGTTATTAACATATAATAATCCTATATTTACTGGGCATGATTTGGAGTTgtgtttttctaataataaatggAAATATGTATTTCAATTGGAGCGAGGAGAGAACGGTACTgaacattttcaaatatttttgcgtaccgagcgtatatatatatatgcgtcaGTTAATcgatatatttgttaataatattggtTTTCATCCACATGTTCAATTGGCTAGGAGATGACGTAATGCTATGCAGTGTTGTTGTAAATCTGAAAGTCGTATATCTGAAACTTATTGCACCAATATACAAGATGAGATTCAACCTGTTAAGGTTCCAAAACTGGTAATTGTTAAACGTATGTTAGACTCTGGTAAGTCTATAGTTGATGTTATGAATAATGAAGATACATTTGGTGTTTGGTGTACCTATAATCGTGCTTTTAACCAGTTTATGTGTATTAAACAGAGAAGTcgtaattttaaatctttatgtttttatttatatggtcCACCGGGTGTTGGTAAGTCATGGTTAGCTTCAGTTATATGTAATATGCTGTTTCCCGGTCTAGAACCATTTTACAAGACTAAGAGTATTTGGTGGGATGGATATGTTGGCAATGATTGTGTTGTATGGGATGATTTTAGAGGTGATTGTTATGAAGTTCAAGAATTGTTAAAGCTTTGTGATCGTTATCAGTATCGTATTCAAGTTAAAGGaggttttgttaattttgtttctaaagttattatatttactaGTAATAAAAAGTCATGGAATTTATATTCAGGTGATTAGGGTATTCCATTGGAAAGGCGATTGGAATATAACATGGCTATATCATCATTTGACGGTGATATAATCAAGTATATAGATTTAGATTATGGTACAATGCGTGATGGAATTGAGTATCCTATAAATGATCATGTTGATACgataaataaagaaacatttattaataatgtaaagaatatatattttacctaaatatatatttatacaatttttgtttttattttacaattatatttgGTCCACTAAACTCAAATCCCACTGTTCTTTCGCTATCCCAATTATCTTCAGTGTCTGTGTCAAACCATAATGTTGGCCctaaatatacaattttattgCTTGTTACATTTTGTATCATATATAAACCAGTACTTAAAGGTTTAAAACGTGAATCGTCactattttgtaaatttatccATGGTGTTTCTTTGTTGTTATATTCTTCGTCTTGAACATATAGTGggaatttgtaataaatatatattactttgtCACCATA
This window harbors:
- the LOC136078778 gene encoding uncharacterized protein LOC136078778, with amino-acid sequence MQCCCKSESRISETYCTNIQDEIQPVKVPKLVIVKRMLDSGKSIVDVMNNEDTFGVWCTYNRAFNQFMCIKQRSRNFKSLCFYLYGPPGVGKSWLASVICNMLFPGLEPFYKTKSIWWDGYVGNDCVVWDDFRGDCYEVQELLKLCDRYQYRIQVKGGFVNFVSKVIIFTSNKKSWNLYSGD